In Calypte anna isolate BGI_N300 chromosome Z, bCalAnn1_v1.p, whole genome shotgun sequence, the following are encoded in one genomic region:
- the LOC115599906 gene encoding uncharacterized protein LOC115599906, producing the protein MEDYPEFLRSTQEEGELEHDCVEVIEQVYASRKDLKDEPLPDPDWELFTDGSSFVEKGTRYAGYAVVTLQQIVEARALPPGTSAQKAEIWALVRALLLSQGKKVNIWTDSKYAFGVVHVHGALWKERGLLNSQGLSIKHREEIIMLLEAIYKPSAVAVMHVKGHRNDPGKEFQGNRQADQVAKQVAREIWTQLALLPARGNPAAAHMEDKPHYTPEDEKLARMLQARKNIKDLECH; encoded by the exons atggaagacTACCCAG aattcctcaggtccacccaggaagaaggagagctggaacatgactgcGTGGAGGTAATCGAACAAGTGTACGCCAGccggaaggacctgaaggatgagccactgccggaccctgattgggaactgTTCACGGACgggtccagctttgtggaaaaaggtaCCAGGTATGCAGGGTATGCAGTGGTCACCTTGCAGCAGATAGTGGAAGCAAGGGCATTGCCCCCGGGCACGTCAGCgcagaaggcagaaatttggGCTCTGGTAAGAGCCCTGTTGTTGAGCCAAGGGAAGAAAGTCAACATATGGACTGATTCCAAATATGCATTTGGAGTAGTACATGTGCATGGGGCTCTGTGGAAGGAGCGGGGACTTCTTAATTCACAGGGGTTGTCAATCAAGCACAGGGAAGAGATAATTATGTTACTGGAAGCGATTTACAAACCATCGGCAGTTGCAGTGATGCACGTCAAAGGACATCGGAACGATCCAGGAAAAGAATTCCAGGGAAATCGACAAGCGGACCAAGTGGCAAAGCAGGTTGCCAGAGAGATATGGACCCAATTAGCTTTGCTACCGGCTCGGGGCAaccctgctgctgcacacaTGGAGGACAAACCACATTACACGCCAGAGGACGAGAAGCTGGCTCGGATGTTGCAGGCAcgaaagaacatcaagg ATTTGGAGTGCCATTAG